The following are encoded together in the Pedobacter steynii genome:
- a CDS encoding substrate import-associated zinc metallohydrolase lipoprotein, whose protein sequence is MKNIYRFLIFAALVTAITSCRKAEKLDVDYSSFNADHPETNTALDQWLRKNFLDAYNIDVVYRYNRYYHGNTANVTPNNLEDIQPTMEAVLEGFIAPYRKIAGETFSKKYIPKEFVLFGSYSYADSNDPGVAGTAAAGRRITLYGLNDYAPLPGGAFYFWDRQRIMHHEFGHILNQIIPIPTDFESISKGYYKQPYKDTPIDSAHKNGFVTSYASGVYTEDYAESISWLLINGQAWYDNWANTASAAGKRRLILKEQNVINYFSSLGINFKELQKEMQMYMRNKLNLNESKFPFWLNEKIYSSMTLNPESASSIKYGNSAAFLQVYNAVKTGISGMNGYGFKLNFIKINFSSATKMNVEVNFSQGTNTFLANYAYDMAVNQATGEVKFTTGTPEGTGHPWVGNASLLKPAVQPLLDYLSNQVFIADWIPVTVDADNYMKYAGFSVKGSPANYFYGPLALN, encoded by the coding sequence ATGAAAAATATATATAGATTTTTAATTTTTGCAGCGCTGGTTACTGCGATAACGTCCTGCCGGAAAGCGGAAAAACTTGATGTTGATTACAGTAGTTTTAACGCAGATCATCCGGAAACCAATACTGCGCTCGACCAATGGTTGAGAAAGAACTTTTTAGATGCCTATAACATCGATGTAGTGTACCGGTATAACAGGTATTATCACGGAAATACAGCTAATGTTACGCCAAATAACCTGGAGGATATTCAACCGACAATGGAAGCGGTGCTGGAAGGCTTCATCGCCCCATACAGAAAAATTGCAGGGGAAACATTTTCTAAAAAATACATTCCTAAAGAATTCGTCTTGTTTGGTTCCTACTCTTATGCTGATTCCAATGATCCCGGAGTAGCGGGGACTGCTGCTGCCGGCCGGAGAATCACATTATATGGGTTAAATGATTATGCTCCGCTTCCCGGAGGTGCCTTTTACTTCTGGGACAGACAAAGGATTATGCATCATGAGTTTGGACATATTCTGAACCAGATTATTCCTATTCCTACAGATTTTGAAAGCATTTCCAAAGGTTATTATAAACAGCCTTATAAGGATACCCCGATTGATTCTGCCCATAAAAATGGTTTTGTAACCAGTTATGCGAGTGGGGTATATACCGAGGATTATGCAGAATCAATCAGCTGGTTATTGATCAATGGGCAGGCATGGTATGACAACTGGGCCAATACAGCATCAGCAGCAGGAAAAAGAAGATTGATCCTGAAAGAGCAAAATGTGATCAATTATTTCAGTAGCCTGGGTATCAATTTCAAAGAATTACAGAAGGAGATGCAAATGTATATGAGGAATAAGCTGAATTTAAACGAATCCAAATTTCCTTTTTGGCTGAATGAAAAAATATATTCCTCAATGACGCTAAATCCGGAGTCTGCATCTTCGATCAAGTATGGCAACTCTGCTGCTTTTTTACAGGTTTACAACGCGGTAAAAACAGGGATCAGTGGTATGAATGGTTATGGCTTTAAGCTGAATTTTATAAAAATCAATTTTAGCTCGGCAACAAAGATGAACGTGGAGGTTAATTTTAGTCAGGGAACAAATACTTTTCTGGCGAATTATGCTTACGATATGGCAGTTAATCAGGCCACAGGGGAAGTTAAATTTACAACTGGTACACCTGAAGGAACTGGTCACCCATGGGTAGGTAATGCGAGTTTACTCAAACCTGCTGTACAGCCCTTGCTGGATTACCTGAGTAACCAGGTGTTTATTGCAGATTGGATACCAGTAACTGTTGATGCCGATAATTACATGAAATATGCTGGTTTTTCTGTTAAGGGTAGTCCGGCAAACTATTTCTATGGACCATTAGCTTTAAATTAA
- a CDS encoding DUF4302 domain-containing protein, whose translation MKRILVFIALLSVLISCKKSSYVAKFDKLPQERAGEQIAMVLDVLTSNKNGWIASLPTGVGGGYGFYVNFDNDQNVVMYGDMTDQSAAEVKKSYFRVKQDMGTDLVFDTYTYISMLNDPDDSVLGGAGKVGFSSDVEFIYDRSTADSIIFIGKKYRQPFKLVKATAAQKAVYEAGGYKTAIDKFKSFFSVNQNPYIELGSGATAQKVSVTPNMTNNLDIGKRIDMTGASADGKITSNTEKFSFTLDGISILNNGLVFQGITFVKLRWKDATSLVAVDASGKEYAVKNSIAPLIPLNQLWGSKYIGMLSEFKTIYPGTSATGTDILNYFHNNLAPSPINPYNFNYGRINFVWSVVNKRLTINAHTSQSAGVNTWVTASTYNYTVDNQGVYKFTLLSAPSEGYAGKMIAKLHDFMLANRVTFDYYIDGAVVYGKMASVDDPSIVMTFVLQ comes from the coding sequence ATGAAAAGAATATTAGTTTTTATTGCACTCTTGTCTGTACTGATAAGTTGCAAAAAATCATCATACGTAGCTAAATTTGATAAGTTGCCGCAGGAGAGGGCAGGAGAGCAGATTGCAATGGTGTTAGATGTGTTAACATCTAACAAAAACGGCTGGATCGCGTCTTTACCAACAGGTGTGGGCGGAGGTTATGGTTTCTACGTGAATTTTGATAATGATCAGAATGTGGTGATGTACGGTGATATGACCGATCAAAGCGCTGCAGAAGTTAAAAAGTCTTATTTCCGGGTTAAACAAGACATGGGAACGGACTTGGTTTTTGATACCTATACCTATATTTCTATGCTAAACGATCCTGATGACAGTGTATTGGGAGGAGCAGGTAAAGTAGGTTTTAGCAGCGACGTAGAATTTATTTACGATCGATCTACAGCAGATAGCATCATTTTTATCGGAAAAAAATATCGTCAGCCATTTAAACTGGTAAAAGCTACTGCAGCCCAAAAGGCGGTCTATGAAGCTGGTGGTTATAAAACGGCTATCGACAAATTTAAAAGCTTTTTCAGTGTAAATCAGAATCCATACATCGAGCTGGGGTCTGGCGCTACAGCTCAAAAGGTCAGTGTCACGCCTAATATGACGAATAACCTCGACATCGGTAAACGAATTGACATGACGGGGGCTTCTGCGGATGGAAAGATTACATCCAACACGGAGAAATTTAGTTTTACCCTGGATGGTATCTCTATTCTCAATAACGGGCTGGTTTTTCAAGGGATAACGTTTGTTAAACTTAGATGGAAGGATGCGACCTCTTTAGTGGCAGTTGATGCTTCAGGAAAGGAATATGCAGTTAAAAATTCTATCGCTCCTTTAATTCCTCTTAATCAATTATGGGGTAGCAAGTATATCGGAATGCTTTCTGAATTTAAGACCATATATCCGGGTACTTCAGCCACTGGAACCGATATATTAAACTATTTCCATAATAACCTGGCACCTAGTCCGATTAATCCTTACAACTTTAATTATGGCCGAATCAACTTCGTTTGGAGTGTAGTAAATAAAAGGTTAACGATTAATGCGCATACCAGTCAAAGCGCAGGAGTGAACACCTGGGTGACTGCCTCGACCTACAATTATACCGTAGACAATCAAGGGGTGTATAAATTTACGCTTTTGTCTGCGCCTTCAGAAGGTTATGCAGGTAAAATGATTGCAAAGCTACACGACTTTATGCTAGCCAATCGTGTCACTTTTGACTATTATATTGATGGTGCAGTGGTGTACGGTAAAATGGCAAGCGTTGACGATCCTTCTATTGTAATGACATTTGTGTTGCAATAG
- a CDS encoding SpvB/TcaC N-terminal domain-containing protein, translating into MKFNMFASDKSTSENTKISLKEISFPKGGGAAHGLGDSFKANLFSGAGTYSIPMPLTEARGFEPQLSVDYSSGAGNGIFGLGFSLSLSKISVKSNKRIPKYDGTDQHELDGAILVVQNNTLAIPNPRKDKYKEQDCLVTIYITQMEGSFSQIEHWQNRDTGLSFWKVISAGNTTSYYGLTTRIANPDNKSQIFEWLIDSALDNKGNQIIYNYVAENAINVPDNICEVNRSNTANRYIDTIQYGNYTDAGGELNFAFEVCFNYGQPSMQAPQQSWVCRPDPFSFYNSGFEIRTYRLCQYIQIVHHFPDELGAPLVVKEIAFTYENIQQYTPVQFQGMSMLTEVSLKGFRKELTEPQLLPPLKFGYSGFRPPITPEFRMLRMGEDTIPGYFKPTRFLPVDLNGEGLPGFLLSNNLMSLYIEPLGNGKYALPQPNASFPVYRNIQENESILTDLDGNGQLELVVNVPGNSGFYQRALEGGWNNFVPFEQHPNVIADPKMELVDLSANGKSDLLLVETNNLQYYPSDGKKGYSAALNIPAEDDFPLIKPQYEQELVTFSSLFGDGLSHRVKISSGSVECWPCLGYGKFGEKVTLANAPVFDGNFDVNRLFLTDVDGSGTTDLAYVYPDRVELFLNESGNSFSDAVVIKLPELFDTIDQISFADILGNGTACLVFTKIAIAPRHYYYNFSGEFKMPDGSLKESLKPYLLNEIDNNMGSVSYINYCSSTQFFLDDKLRGTPWITKLPFPVQVVEEVILYEQLSSSKYVSKYKYHDGYYNPDQKQFLGFGFVESWDTESYEEFQAGYSNPDYPATELNQELFVPPVYTKSWYLNGAPMLEYEMLMAKYKKDYFNKDTAAYNFPNSHFSADIYTSNEKTFLQAYKALSSSILRTEVYALDGTPESANPYTVEESNYSLLLIQSAAEQSLAVFMLSPRESITYHYERNYMDPRVEQYFVLETDPLCGQPLRSCIVYLPRRGQLNQTYPEQYLVKSIISTERYYNSPDTDFTMRLRGIKYEEQGFNLFGIQNPVSGYFSFEDIFISVQTALGNIIPYLTKPSSGLQAGQLNKSSFYYCDPGTGVLPFGQVSPQVLLHHIATAEFTNDNISSMFGQRLTKEAIGQLGGYVYDSQSAYWENQGLIQSYRDATGFYLPSGTDSVLNTKSTVAYDAYDLAVISTTSYISPTVTNVVEVSIDYQAMAIKQMVDINGNVSQALFDALGQVIVTALFGTENGQRAGDILLYPYGSLQAEYILRTTAPNGQPIDFDSVIKDEQNMEYYLQGAGSYFYYDINAYAIRKQPINSIHLQRRNYAIGPAGTNDFSCLAVVTYNDGLGRNLAIKTKVEPEDTISRWLVSGRSVYNNKGKVCESYLPYFSSTPLYQTQKEITSLYQVPPPEITQYDPLLRVIRIDTPKGFFSKVEFDAWEQVHYDEDDTVKDSVYYQNFMANYPVQPTADQIEEKKALEMAAGFYNTPTSSIIDNIGNEIRTIQVLNDQQTIRQLITFYALDIQGRRLTEIDPRLYASNINTGTSYYNFRYQYAMTAGNPMLTDSADAGIERHFSNIFDNQVWSLSPRDYCQVIYYDGLQRQTELLVKKVPGTDPITGFDNFNLVEVFTYGEDPAAPTNANLRGQIYILKDLSGILTNDAYSMLGSVLETNRQMTSVYKTAINWHETVPLDTGSCTKIFSYNALNLLLTETIQDQDIVWNTTTNTYNQEGMLNSIVLTTNSVNTTIIEDITYDANRQRTLVKYGNGLKTAFSYEASTLRLLRIFSQTGLSPSLKVVQDIAYTYDPVGNITCTRDSSIDVIFNNNQKVDPVSRYNYDSLYYLIQASGRQHPGITANTYKNNTTEGSFMQSKFSQTPLSNIQAIENYTENYAYDDSGNLIKKQHLAVSSPWTVETPVLDNCNRLQGLSYDASGNQQQLSINNVVSLVYNCCENLVSAAVIERPAEANDADYYVYDFLEQRTRKVNELYINAGSCNYKDTFYFGNYESLHSGIQNADGTRTVTMNRQCLRIMDDSRCVAIVYHWIAGGPAGNEIQPAPDQLRYQLDNNLGSVGLELDEQGLLISYEEFFPYGGTSFIAGPNQVDVALKVYRYSGKECDNSTGLYYYGRRYYVSWLGRWLNPDPAGTVDGLNLFAFVGGNPVTDSDEDGLKKKAKGAVAIANEKRRKYLHTVAKDTATFSAPPPVSNTQSELVVHSWNTQNKDGRALGSYTMERRGPDVLLVQEAGSAPRGAVPSALTGVSTGSVVVQKKQRGTTTTKSQTVHYAHVETGSKNLMILSLYKIKDAHLVRADDDDKSWRFRPALAAQVEGLNLLNIHLVSGVPKLAAKHLESVMDRSASTSSTLLAGDANQDADTFTSSAKKRKRTEMEVFAADAPTHNGGGALDHGVLFHTAKKKKFTEGDSDISFAKGSDHKIRKYYVGRRKNGTWGCNK; encoded by the coding sequence ATGAAATTTAACATGTTCGCGTCAGATAAAAGCACTTCAGAAAACACAAAAATCTCCCTGAAAGAAATTTCCTTCCCTAAAGGAGGAGGAGCAGCCCATGGCCTGGGCGATTCTTTTAAAGCCAATTTGTTCTCAGGAGCGGGAACGTACAGCATTCCTATGCCGCTTACCGAAGCCAGAGGTTTTGAACCACAGTTGAGCGTTGATTACAGTTCCGGTGCCGGCAACGGAATTTTTGGCCTCGGCTTTTCTTTGTCCCTATCAAAAATCTCCGTCAAGTCTAATAAGAGGATCCCTAAATATGACGGAACAGATCAGCATGAACTGGACGGAGCCATACTGGTGGTACAAAACAATACGTTGGCCATACCTAATCCACGCAAGGATAAATATAAGGAGCAGGATTGCCTGGTGACGATTTATATCACACAGATGGAAGGTTCTTTTTCACAAATTGAACACTGGCAGAACAGAGATACGGGATTGTCCTTCTGGAAAGTGATCTCCGCAGGCAATACCACCAGCTATTATGGTTTGACTACGCGGATAGCGAACCCGGATAACAAAAGCCAGATATTTGAATGGCTGATTGACAGTGCACTGGACAATAAGGGAAACCAGATCATTTACAATTATGTAGCAGAAAATGCAATCAATGTTCCTGATAACATATGTGAAGTCAATCGGAGCAATACGGCTAATCGTTATATCGATACCATACAATACGGTAACTATACCGATGCCGGTGGGGAGCTGAATTTCGCATTTGAAGTATGCTTTAACTATGGACAGCCTTCGATGCAGGCTCCTCAGCAAAGCTGGGTCTGCAGGCCTGATCCTTTTTCATTTTATAATAGCGGCTTTGAGATCAGAACCTATCGCTTATGTCAGTACATACAGATTGTTCATCATTTTCCTGATGAGCTGGGAGCACCATTGGTAGTCAAGGAAATTGCTTTTACCTATGAAAATATCCAACAATATACTCCTGTACAATTCCAGGGGATGTCTATGCTTACTGAGGTCAGCCTTAAAGGATTTAGAAAAGAACTGACTGAACCGCAATTATTGCCTCCTTTAAAATTTGGTTATTCTGGTTTTCGGCCGCCAATTACACCTGAATTTAGAATGCTCAGGATGGGGGAGGATACCATTCCAGGGTATTTTAAACCGACCCGTTTTTTACCGGTAGACCTGAATGGGGAAGGCTTGCCTGGTTTCCTGCTCAGCAATAATTTAATGAGCCTGTATATCGAGCCGCTTGGTAATGGTAAGTATGCATTGCCCCAACCCAATGCCAGTTTTCCTGTTTATCGGAATATACAGGAAAACGAATCCATTCTTACAGATCTCGATGGGAATGGACAGTTGGAACTGGTCGTCAATGTACCCGGAAATTCGGGGTTTTACCAACGAGCCCTGGAAGGTGGATGGAATAATTTTGTGCCCTTTGAGCAACATCCCAATGTGATCGCTGATCCGAAAATGGAGCTGGTGGACTTGTCTGCCAATGGTAAAAGTGATCTGCTGCTGGTAGAAACAAATAATCTCCAATATTATCCTTCGGACGGAAAAAAAGGATACAGCGCTGCACTAAATATCCCTGCTGAGGATGATTTTCCACTGATCAAGCCTCAATACGAACAGGAGCTGGTGACATTTTCCAGTCTGTTTGGCGACGGACTTTCGCATCGTGTGAAAATCAGCAGCGGCTCCGTAGAATGCTGGCCATGCCTCGGCTACGGGAAGTTTGGTGAAAAAGTGACCTTAGCCAATGCACCTGTATTCGACGGGAACTTTGATGTCAACCGACTTTTTTTAACGGATGTAGATGGCTCGGGTACTACTGATCTGGCTTATGTCTATCCTGACCGTGTGGAGCTGTTCCTGAACGAATCAGGGAATTCATTTTCAGATGCGGTGGTGATTAAGCTGCCTGAACTTTTTGACACCATAGATCAGATCAGCTTTGCCGATATCCTGGGAAATGGTACGGCCTGCCTGGTTTTTACGAAAATAGCAATCGCCCCAAGGCATTATTACTATAATTTTTCAGGTGAGTTTAAAATGCCAGACGGAAGCTTAAAGGAATCGCTAAAGCCTTATTTGCTAAATGAAATAGACAACAATATGGGCTCAGTAAGCTATATCAATTACTGCAGCTCCACTCAATTTTTTCTGGACGATAAACTAAGGGGAACTCCCTGGATAACCAAATTGCCTTTTCCAGTGCAGGTAGTAGAGGAAGTCATCCTTTATGAGCAGCTCAGCTCCTCAAAATATGTCTCTAAATACAAGTATCACGATGGATATTACAATCCGGATCAGAAGCAATTCCTGGGATTTGGTTTTGTGGAATCATGGGATACGGAAAGCTATGAAGAGTTTCAGGCAGGGTATTCAAATCCTGACTATCCAGCAACGGAGTTAAATCAGGAATTATTTGTCCCTCCGGTTTATACCAAATCCTGGTACCTGAATGGCGCCCCGATGCTGGAGTACGAGATGTTAATGGCAAAGTATAAAAAGGATTATTTTAACAAGGATACGGCTGCCTATAACTTTCCCAACAGTCATTTCTCGGCAGATATCTATACCAGTAATGAAAAAACCTTCCTGCAGGCCTATAAGGCACTTTCGTCTAGTATTTTGCGTACAGAGGTATATGCGCTGGATGGAACTCCTGAATCGGCTAATCCCTATACGGTTGAAGAATCGAACTACAGTTTACTACTGATCCAGTCGGCAGCAGAACAATCGCTTGCTGTATTTATGCTAAGCCCCCGCGAAAGCATTACTTATCATTATGAGCGTAATTATATGGATCCAAGGGTGGAACAGTATTTCGTGCTGGAAACGGATCCACTTTGCGGTCAGCCGCTGCGTTCCTGCATTGTCTATTTGCCAAGACGTGGCCAGCTCAATCAAACCTATCCGGAACAATATCTGGTAAAAAGCATCATTTCGACTGAACGGTATTACAATAGCCCGGATACCGATTTTACTATGCGTCTCCGGGGGATAAAATATGAAGAACAGGGCTTTAACCTGTTCGGCATTCAAAACCCCGTTTCCGGTTATTTTTCATTTGAGGATATCTTTATCAGCGTTCAGACGGCGCTCGGGAACATCATCCCTTATCTGACTAAGCCTTCTTCCGGATTGCAGGCAGGGCAGCTGAACAAGAGCAGCTTTTATTACTGCGATCCCGGAACCGGGGTTCTGCCTTTTGGTCAGGTATCGCCACAGGTGCTGTTACATCATATTGCTACAGCTGAATTTACCAATGACAACATCAGCAGCATGTTCGGACAGCGGCTTACCAAAGAGGCTATCGGACAATTGGGTGGATATGTATATGACTCTCAAAGTGCGTACTGGGAGAATCAGGGATTGATCCAGTCTTATCGTGATGCAACCGGATTTTACCTGCCATCCGGTACTGATTCCGTACTCAACACCAAAAGTACAGTTGCTTATGATGCCTATGATCTGGCAGTGATCAGCACCACTTCTTATATATCACCCACCGTGACCAATGTGGTAGAGGTCAGCATTGATTATCAGGCGATGGCAATAAAACAAATGGTAGACATAAACGGAAATGTGAGTCAGGCATTGTTTGACGCATTGGGCCAGGTGATCGTAACTGCACTGTTTGGAACAGAAAATGGCCAGCGGGCAGGGGATATACTTTTGTATCCATATGGAAGCCTGCAGGCAGAATATATTTTAAGAACCACAGCTCCTAATGGGCAGCCTATAGACTTCGATTCCGTAATCAAAGATGAGCAGAACATGGAATATTATCTGCAAGGCGCTGGCAGTTATTTTTATTACGACATCAATGCTTATGCGATTCGGAAACAACCCATAAACTCCATTCATCTTCAGCGCCGGAATTATGCAATTGGCCCGGCAGGGACAAATGATTTTTCTTGTCTGGCAGTCGTTACATATAACGATGGCCTGGGCCGTAATCTGGCCATTAAAACAAAGGTGGAACCAGAAGATACGATCTCCAGATGGTTGGTTTCGGGACGTAGCGTATACAACAATAAAGGAAAGGTCTGCGAAAGCTATTTACCGTATTTCAGCAGTACCCCATTATACCAGACACAAAAAGAAATCACCAGCTTATATCAGGTACCACCACCGGAAATCACGCAATATGACCCTTTACTGAGGGTAATCAGGATAGATACACCAAAAGGTTTTTTCTCAAAAGTAGAGTTTGACGCCTGGGAGCAGGTTCATTATGACGAAGATGATACCGTAAAAGACTCGGTGTATTATCAGAATTTCATGGCCAATTATCCGGTACAGCCAACAGCAGATCAAATTGAAGAGAAAAAAGCGCTGGAGATGGCCGCTGGTTTTTACAATACCCCAACCAGCTCAATAATAGATAATATCGGGAACGAGATCAGAACGATACAGGTACTGAACGATCAGCAAACCATCCGTCAGCTGATTACTTTTTATGCACTGGATATTCAGGGAAGGCGCTTAACAGAGATAGATCCCCGCCTTTATGCCAGCAATATAAATACAGGGACCAGCTATTATAATTTCAGGTACCAGTATGCCATGACTGCCGGAAACCCGATGCTGACAGATAGTGCTGATGCCGGGATAGAAAGGCATTTTAGTAATATTTTTGACAACCAGGTCTGGTCTTTGAGCCCCCGGGACTATTGTCAGGTGATCTATTATGATGGATTACAGCGACAAACAGAGCTGCTCGTTAAGAAAGTGCCGGGCACAGATCCCATCACCGGCTTTGACAACTTTAACCTGGTAGAAGTCTTCACCTATGGGGAAGACCCTGCGGCACCTACAAATGCCAACCTGCGCGGACAAATTTATATCCTCAAGGATCTGTCCGGTATCCTCACCAACGATGCTTATAGTATGCTGGGTAGTGTATTGGAAACGAACAGGCAAATGACCAGTGTTTACAAAACGGCCATTAACTGGCATGAGACCGTACCGCTGGATACGGGCAGTTGCACCAAAATTTTCAGTTATAATGCTTTGAACCTTTTGTTAACTGAAACCATTCAGGATCAGGATATAGTCTGGAATACCACCACTAATACCTATAACCAGGAAGGAATGTTGAATTCCATTGTCCTGACTACAAACAGTGTCAACACCACTATTATAGAAGATATTACCTATGATGCCAACCGGCAGCGGACACTGGTAAAATATGGAAACGGACTAAAAACTGCCTTTAGTTATGAAGCTTCCACGCTGAGGCTATTGCGTATTTTTAGCCAGACAGGCCTGTCACCTTCTCTGAAAGTGGTACAGGATATCGCCTATACCTATGATCCTGTTGGTAACATTACCTGCACCCGTGATTCTTCGATAGATGTGATCTTTAACAATAACCAGAAAGTAGATCCGGTTTCCCGCTACAATTACGATTCACTCTACTACCTCATTCAGGCCTCAGGAAGGCAACATCCTGGAATTACGGCCAATACCTATAAAAACAACACCACTGAGGGGAGCTTCATGCAATCAAAATTCAGTCAGACACCACTGAGCAATATACAGGCTATAGAAAACTACACAGAAAACTATGCCTATGATGACTCCGGAAACCTGATTAAGAAACAGCATCTCGCTGTTTCCTCCCCATGGACAGTGGAAACTCCGGTACTGGACAATTGCAACCGGCTGCAGGGACTCAGCTATGATGCCTCTGGTAACCAGCAGCAGCTGTCCATCAACAACGTGGTATCCCTCGTTTACAATTGCTGTGAAAATTTAGTTTCTGCGGCAGTGATCGAACGGCCGGCTGAAGCAAATGATGCGGATTATTATGTATATGACTTTCTGGAACAGCGAACGCGGAAAGTAAACGAATTGTACATCAATGCCGGTTCTTGCAATTATAAGGATACATTTTACTTCGGTAATTATGAAAGCCTCCACAGCGGAATTCAAAATGCGGATGGCACAAGAACCGTAACCATGAACAGACAATGCCTCCGCATTATGGACGATTCCAGATGTGTAGCCATCGTTTATCATTGGATTGCCGGAGGCCCCGCCGGCAATGAAATCCAGCCGGCACCAGATCAGCTGAGGTATCAGCTCGATAATAACCTCGGCTCTGTCGGCTTAGAGCTGGATGAACAGGGACTACTGATCAGTTATGAAGAGTTTTTTCCCTATGGAGGAACTTCATTTATCGCCGGACCTAACCAGGTTGATGTAGCTCTTAAAGTATACCGGTATTCTGGTAAGGAATGCGACAACAGTACGGGCCTTTACTATTATGGCAGACGCTATTATGTCTCCTGGCTCGGCAGGTGGCTTAATCCTGACCCTGCGGGTACGGTAGATGGGTTGAACCTGTTTGCTTTTGTAGGAGGGAATCCGGTAACAGACAGTGATGAGGATGGTTTAAAGAAAAAAGCGAAGGGGGCAGTGGCCATTGCAAATGAGAAAAGGCGTAAATATCTACACACCGTAGCCAAAGATACGGCTACATTTTCTGCTCCTCCGCCTGTTAGCAATACGCAAAGTGAACTGGTGGTGCATTCCTGGAATACGCAGAATAAAGACGGTCGGGCACTGGGATCGTATACGATGGAACGGCGTGGTCCGGATGTTTTACTGGTACAGGAGGCGGGAAGTGCCCCAAGGGGAGCGGTACCGAGTGCCCTTACTGGTGTCTCAACCGGTAGTGTAGTCGTGCAGAAAAAACAACGAGGTACGACCACAACAAAGAGTCAGACGGTGCACTATGCCCACGTGGAAACCGGAAGTAAAAACCTGATGATCTTATCCCTCTACAAGATTAAGGATGCACATCTGGTCCGGGCGGATGATGACGATAAAAGCTGGCGCTTCAGGCCCGCATTGGCTGCACAGGTGGAGGGCTTGAACCTGCTTAATATTCACCTGGTCTCAGGTGTACCTAAGCTGGCCGCAAAACACCTGGAAAGTGTGATGGACAGATCGGCCTCAACCTCTTCTACACTGCTTGCCGGGGATGCCAATCAGGATGCGGATACGTTTACCTCTTCTGCCAAAAAAAGGAAAAGGACCGAAATGGAAGTCTTTGCTGCTGATGCGCCCACACATAATGGGGGTGGGGCCCTTGATCATGGCGTACTCTTCCACACAGCAAAAAAGAAAAAGTTTACTGAAGGAGATTCAGATATATCCTTTGCCAAGGGGAGCGACCATAAAATACGCAAATACTATGTCGGCAGAAGGAAAAACGGAACCTGGGGTTGTAACAAATAA